A window of Hymenobacter aerilatus contains these coding sequences:
- a CDS encoding AAA family ATPase: protein MATPDPEYYRQKIQQVFAEVGNVVVGQQYMVNRLLIGLFTGGHILLEGVPGLAKTLTISTLSKVLHLHFQRVQFTPDLLPSDLIGTMIYNQNQSEFEVKKGPIFANLVLADEVNRSPAKVQSALLEAMQEKQVTIGETTYPIDLPFLVLATQNPVEQEGTYPLPEAQLDRFMLKVYVDYLKKADELEVMRRMANMSYVEAVQPVLSKDDIFAIRTLINQVQISETLEKYIIELVFATRKPAEYDLAEYAQYVQFGVSPRASIALHRAAKAVAFLNERDYVLPEDIKDVATDVLNHRILLNYEAEADGIRTQDFIEAILRKVPIS from the coding sequence ATGGCTACTCCCGATCCTGAATACTACCGCCAGAAAATCCAGCAGGTCTTCGCCGAAGTCGGCAACGTGGTGGTAGGCCAGCAATACATGGTCAACCGGCTGTTGATTGGCCTCTTCACTGGCGGTCATATTCTGCTGGAAGGCGTGCCAGGCTTGGCCAAAACACTCACTATCAGCACACTGTCTAAGGTGCTGCACCTGCACTTCCAGCGCGTGCAGTTTACGCCCGACCTTCTTCCTTCCGACCTCATCGGCACCATGATTTATAATCAGAATCAGTCGGAGTTTGAGGTGAAGAAGGGACCGATTTTCGCCAATCTGGTGCTGGCCGACGAGGTGAACCGCTCACCCGCCAAGGTGCAAAGTGCCCTACTCGAAGCCATGCAGGAAAAGCAGGTAACCATCGGCGAGACGACCTACCCCATCGACTTGCCCTTTCTGGTATTGGCCACACAAAACCCTGTGGAGCAAGAGGGTACCTACCCGCTGCCCGAGGCCCAGCTCGACCGTTTCATGCTGAAAGTCTACGTCGACTACCTCAAGAAAGCCGACGAGCTGGAGGTGATGCGCCGTATGGCCAATATGAGCTACGTGGAGGCCGTGCAACCTGTGCTGAGCAAGGACGATATTTTCGCTATCCGCACGCTCATCAACCAGGTGCAGATTTCCGAAACGCTGGAGAAATATATCATCGAGCTGGTATTTGCTACTCGCAAGCCCGCCGAGTATGACCTGGCCGAGTACGCGCAGTACGTGCAGTTTGGCGTGAGCCCCCGCGCCAGCATAGCCCTACACCGCGCCGCTAAGGCCGTGGCCTTCCTCAACGAGCGCGACTATGTACTGCCCGAAGACATCAAGGACGTGGCCACCGACGTGCTCAACCACCGCATCCTGCTCAACTACGAGGCCGAGGCCGACGGCATTCGAACTCAGGATTTTATTGAAGCCATTCTGCGCAAAGTGCCCATCAGCTAA
- a CDS encoding lipopolysaccharide biosynthesis protein: MIRRIAYHFLTRLLTALLSFGVVWLTARYLGAAGRGAVSLFVTDCAAVLLFIGLLGGSSLIYLSPRYSSWQLLVPAYGWALAVCSMGTMTVGLLRPVSTTYLTHLWVVTVCQALLSTNTSLLLGRKRETTYNLLTISQVLLLVGGLLVAFVGNWQRTVDAYYYAAYLAYGLPLLLSLGALWQLPDRWRTGQSLQQVAQELAYHSRGAHFSNILTFINYRLAYYFVAHYANVRALGILSVGVSLAEALWLIPRSTALIQYVDLVHATDKQGQLAPTLRTTRLTLLATGAGLLVLCALPTVVLTRLFGPEFGAARLILWYLTPGILAVASNIMCSTYFSGLERYRVNNVAAGLGVAVTVAACFWLIPRYGIYGASLAMSLSYLASALYLLRYFLRDTGTRLRHLLPGPADVAYGVALWRKWLLVQQGTKV; this comes from the coding sequence ATGATTCGCCGCATTGCCTACCATTTCCTGACGCGCCTGCTGACTGCACTGCTCAGCTTTGGTGTGGTGTGGCTGACGGCCCGCTACCTGGGGGCAGCCGGGCGTGGGGCCGTGAGCTTATTTGTGACGGACTGCGCCGCGGTGCTGCTGTTTATCGGGCTGCTGGGCGGGTCTTCGCTGATTTATCTTTCGCCGCGCTATAGTAGCTGGCAGCTGCTGGTGCCTGCGTATGGCTGGGCACTGGCAGTTTGCAGCATGGGCACTATGACCGTAGGATTGTTACGGCCCGTATCGACTACCTACCTAACGCATCTCTGGGTGGTAACGGTGTGCCAGGCATTGTTATCTACCAATACGTCTTTATTGCTCGGGCGCAAACGCGAAACCACTTATAATCTTCTAACTATAAGCCAAGTGCTACTCTTGGTCGGCGGCCTGCTGGTGGCGTTTGTGGGCAATTGGCAACGCACGGTAGACGCCTACTACTACGCTGCCTACCTGGCGTATGGCCTACCCCTCCTGCTCAGCTTGGGCGCTTTGTGGCAGTTGCCTGATCGTTGGCGCACGGGTCAGTCGCTGCAGCAGGTAGCACAAGAGTTGGCGTACCATAGTCGCGGCGCGCATTTCTCTAATATCCTCACGTTCATCAACTACCGGCTAGCGTACTACTTTGTGGCACACTATGCCAACGTACGCGCTTTAGGGATTCTGAGCGTGGGTGTGTCGTTAGCTGAGGCCCTGTGGTTAATTCCGCGCAGCACCGCCCTCATCCAGTACGTCGATCTAGTGCATGCCACCGACAAGCAGGGACAATTGGCTCCTACGCTTCGCACCACGCGTCTCACGCTGCTGGCAACTGGCGCAGGCTTGCTGGTGCTGTGCGCGCTGCCTACGGTGGTGCTGACGCGCCTGTTTGGGCCTGAGTTTGGGGCTGCACGACTCATACTTTGGTACCTCACACCAGGCATACTGGCGGTGGCAAGCAATATTATGTGTAGCACCTACTTCAGCGGCCTAGAGCGCTACCGCGTCAACAACGTAGCGGCGGGGCTGGGGGTAGCGGTGACTGTGGCCGCTTGTTTCTGGCTGATTCCGCGCTACGGTATTTATGGAGCGTCGCTGGCCATGTCGCTTTCCTATCTGGCTTCAGCTTTGTACCTGCTCCGGTATTTTCTGCGCGATACGGGCACACGCCTGCGCCACCTGCTACCCGGCCCAGCCGATGTCGCGTACGGCGTGGCGCTGTGGCGTAAGTGGCTTTTGGTCCAGCAAGGCACTAAGGTTTAA
- a CDS encoding glycosyltransferase encodes MTTPRVLMLPKWYPHRYDDQDGDFVARHVAAIATHAHTAVVFATVARGPLPHLVVCEADVAAPTPIWRYYYRAQPTGFRFVDKVLKLLLYYWCVGCGYRKAVQYWGRQRPQLVHVHVLLRTGLFAWWLRVRYGIPYLITEHWTLYLPAKAARIGVLRKCLTRRVVARATALHTVSENLRQAMQTLGIGNSHVVVIPNVVDTQLFRPSPTPYPPQPARRLLHVAAFNESAKNLTGLLRVMARLKELRPEITLRVAGYGPDETHVLHAAQQLGLLNDTVQFIGKLPSKAIAHEMQQADCLVLFSNYENLPCVLIEAQASGLPAVATQVGGVPELLPADGRFGLLVPPGDEAALADTLLSALNNPTQFSRGLMRARAEALFSYAAVGQQFALLYRAILRA; translated from the coding sequence ATGACTACCCCTCGCGTGCTGATGCTGCCCAAATGGTACCCGCACCGCTACGATGACCAGGATGGTGACTTTGTGGCGCGGCACGTGGCAGCTATTGCAACGCATGCGCACACTGCCGTGGTATTTGCCACCGTGGCTCGCGGCCCGCTACCCCACCTCGTTGTCTGCGAAGCCGACGTAGCAGCCCCTACCCCTATCTGGCGCTATTACTATCGTGCGCAGCCAACGGGGTTTAGGTTTGTTGATAAAGTGTTGAAGCTGCTCCTGTATTACTGGTGCGTGGGGTGCGGCTACCGGAAGGCAGTGCAGTACTGGGGCAGGCAACGCCCGCAGCTCGTGCACGTGCACGTATTGCTGCGTACGGGCTTGTTTGCGTGGTGGCTGCGGGTGCGCTATGGCATTCCCTACCTCATCACCGAGCACTGGACGCTGTACCTGCCTGCCAAAGCGGCCCGAATAGGCGTCCTGCGTAAGTGCCTCACGCGCCGCGTAGTAGCGCGAGCCACAGCGCTGCATACGGTATCCGAAAATTTGCGCCAGGCTATGCAGACGTTGGGCATTGGCAACTCGCACGTAGTTGTAATTCCCAATGTGGTGGACACGCAACTGTTTCGTCCGTCCCCAACGCCCTACCCTCCGCAGCCGGCTCGTCGGCTTCTGCACGTGGCCGCCTTCAATGAGTCCGCAAAAAACCTGACCGGCCTTCTGCGTGTGATGGCGCGTCTAAAAGAATTGCGCCCAGAAATTACGCTACGCGTAGCGGGCTACGGTCCCGATGAAACACACGTGCTGCACGCAGCGCAACAGCTGGGCTTATTGAACGATACGGTGCAGTTCATAGGCAAACTTCCCTCTAAAGCCATAGCCCACGAAATGCAGCAGGCCGACTGCCTGGTTTTATTCAGCAACTACGAAAACCTACCCTGCGTGCTGATTGAAGCACAGGCTAGTGGGCTACCCGCCGTGGCAACGCAGGTAGGCGGCGTGCCCGAGTTATTACCCGCCGACGGCCGCTTCGGCCTGCTGGTGCCGCCCGGCGACGAAGCAGCATTAGCCGACACTCTACTTTCGGCTCTAAACAACCCGACACAGTTCTCACGAGGCCTCATGCGGGCTCGTGCAGAAGCTTTGTTCAGCTACGCGGCGGTAGGTCAGCAATTTGCGCTACTTTACCGTGCTATTCTACGCGCATGA
- a CDS encoding YicC/YloC family endoribonuclease has protein sequence MLLSMTGYGIAHRETDHYTATVEIKSLNSKTLDLSLRLPRFLQDRELEIRNLLAKSLIRGKVNLNFEVSRTAGARAATIFNREALLTAFQEVKAIAQELGLHTGEDTLLAALRLPGVLAGPDQTAEPEVEITWEELLPLVHEALERINQFRRDEGHALTTEILGYIDHIRVALADVERHDPTRITQVRQRLQSHLGELAATENFNASRFEQEVLYYIEKLDIAEEKVRLINHLHYFTETVYLPEPTGKKLAFISQEIGREINTIGSKANDSTIQHLVVGMKEELEKIKEQINNIL, from the coding sequence ATGCTCCTTTCCATGACCGGCTACGGCATCGCGCACCGCGAAACCGACCATTACACTGCTACCGTCGAAATCAAGTCGCTCAATTCCAAAACGCTGGACCTGAGCCTGCGCCTGCCCCGCTTCTTGCAAGACCGCGAGTTGGAGATACGTAACTTATTGGCTAAGAGCCTGATTCGCGGGAAAGTCAACCTGAACTTTGAAGTGAGCCGTACTGCCGGTGCTCGTGCCGCTACCATCTTCAACCGCGAAGCGCTCCTGACGGCTTTCCAGGAAGTGAAAGCCATTGCCCAGGAGCTGGGCCTGCATACCGGCGAGGATACGCTGCTGGCGGCCCTGCGCCTACCTGGCGTGCTGGCCGGCCCCGACCAAACCGCCGAGCCGGAAGTGGAAATCACCTGGGAAGAGCTACTGCCGCTGGTGCACGAGGCGCTGGAGCGCATCAACCAGTTTCGCCGCGACGAGGGTCATGCCCTAACTACGGAAATTTTGGGGTACATCGACCACATTCGCGTGGCTCTGGCCGATGTAGAGCGCCACGACCCGACACGCATCACCCAGGTGCGGCAACGACTGCAAAGCCATTTGGGCGAGTTAGCTGCAACAGAAAATTTCAACGCCAGCCGCTTCGAGCAGGAGGTACTATACTACATCGAGAAGCTCGACATTGCCGAAGAGAAAGTGCGTCTCATCAACCACCTACACTACTTCACCGAAACCGTGTACCTGCCCGAGCCTACTGGCAAGAAGCTGGCCTTTATTTCTCAGGAAATTGGCCGTGAAATCAACACTATTGGCTCCAAAGCCAATGATTCTACTATACAGCACCTCGTGGTTGGAATGAAGGAGGAGCTTGAGAAAATTAAAGAACAGATAAATAATATCCTATAA
- a CDS encoding M28 family metallopeptidase: MTTGCRWLLLGVGLLPLGAWAQDMPRVRQTITALTATRMHGRGYVRHGDQRAAAYLRQRFRQLGLQPLAPDYTQSFPITVNTFPGKLQLKLSFGMARFPVLGHSHRLQPGKEFIAAPDSGPGKRGGLLSAVPVFHLDTLLFYDAVAQHRLLKRPWHGGGVAIRAADVPRLATLPLPLRQHLDSAALRFTLVPKLTASLASTQAGQVRLEVLESVWNRYARQQENPTAQVAVRVDAELQRDYQTQNLIGMLPGTTQPDSFLVVTAHYDHLGTMGRRAYFPGANDNASGTAMLLELAAHYARPENRPACSMVFIAFGGEEAGLVGSRYFVQHPLLPLARIRFLLNLDLLGTGEEGITVVNGRVLPAAFQRLQQLNEAGHYVSSIAARGKAANSDHYYFTESGVPAFFLYTRGGPTAYHDVHDQAATLPLTAFASVFALITRFLASF, translated from the coding sequence ATGACTACTGGATGCCGTTGGCTCTTATTGGGAGTAGGGCTCCTACCCCTGGGGGCTTGGGCGCAAGATATGCCTCGCGTGCGCCAGACTATTACGGCTCTCACTGCCACGCGTATGCACGGCCGCGGCTACGTGCGCCACGGCGACCAACGCGCTGCGGCTTACCTACGGCAGCGGTTTCGGCAGCTAGGCTTGCAGCCCCTGGCGCCCGACTACACTCAGTCGTTTCCAATCACGGTAAATACATTTCCCGGAAAGTTGCAGCTGAAGCTTAGCTTTGGCATGGCGCGGTTTCCGGTGCTGGGCCACTCCCACCGCTTGCAGCCGGGAAAAGAATTCATTGCCGCTCCCGATTCGGGACCGGGCAAAAGAGGCGGGCTACTTTCGGCGGTGCCCGTTTTTCACCTCGATACCCTACTTTTCTACGATGCTGTAGCCCAACACCGTCTGCTGAAACGCCCTTGGCACGGCGGTGGCGTAGCCATTCGTGCCGCCGATGTGCCTCGCTTGGCTACCCTGCCCCTACCCCTACGGCAACACCTCGACTCGGCGGCCTTGCGTTTCACGCTGGTCCCCAAGCTCACAGCCTCGTTGGCCTCCACGCAGGCCGGCCAAGTCCGCCTGGAGGTCTTAGAATCGGTTTGGAATAGGTACGCCCGGCAGCAGGAAAATCCTACAGCGCAGGTAGCTGTGCGGGTAGATGCCGAGCTGCAGCGCGATTATCAAACTCAAAACCTGATCGGGATGCTGCCCGGCACCACCCAACCCGACTCGTTCTTAGTGGTGACGGCGCACTACGACCACCTGGGCACTATGGGCCGCCGCGCCTACTTTCCTGGCGCTAACGATAATGCCAGCGGCACGGCCATGCTGCTGGAGCTGGCCGCCCACTATGCCCGCCCCGAAAATCGACCTGCCTGCTCTATGGTATTCATTGCTTTCGGCGGCGAAGAAGCCGGGTTGGTTGGATCACGCTACTTTGTGCAGCATCCGTTGCTGCCCCTAGCCCGCATCCGGTTCCTGCTCAACCTGGATTTATTGGGTACTGGTGAGGAAGGCATTACGGTGGTGAATGGCCGTGTTTTGCCAGCCGCTTTTCAGCGTTTGCAACAACTCAACGAGGCTGGACATTATGTATCATCCATAGCAGCTCGTGGCAAAGCCGCCAATTCCGACCACTACTACTTCACTGAGAGCGGGGTGCCCGCCTTTTTTCTGTACACCCGTGGCGGCCCTACCGCCTACCACGATGTACACGACCAAGCCGCTACGCTACCTCTAACAGCCTTTGCCAGCGTATTCGCGCTAATTACCCGTTTCCTGGCTTCGTTTTAA
- a CDS encoding VanZ family protein yields MTASSSITPPASPRAFAGVPAAWAALVLVLTLTPAQEMPNTPQWDLLSFDTAAHAGVFAVLSFTSYISARRQRRFPTLRRQALWWVGIGCTLFGALIEALQMTMNLGRHGEWSDLISDTLGTVAGLGAAWLLRRWWQA; encoded by the coding sequence TTGACGGCCTCTTCGAGCATAACGCCGCCCGCGTCGCCGCGCGCCTTTGCTGGCGTGCCGGCTGCGTGGGCGGCGTTGGTGTTGGTACTGACCCTCACGCCGGCCCAGGAAATGCCCAACACACCGCAGTGGGATTTGCTGTCGTTTGATACGGCGGCCCACGCGGGGGTCTTTGCGGTACTGTCTTTCACCAGCTACATCTCGGCCCGGCGGCAGCGGCGCTTCCCTACCCTGCGCCGGCAGGCCCTATGGTGGGTAGGCATCGGCTGTACGTTATTTGGGGCGCTGATTGAGGCACTGCAAATGACGATGAACTTGGGACGCCACGGCGAATGGTCCGACCTCATCAGTGACACGCTGGGTACGGTGGCGGGCCTGGGCGCGGCCTGGCTACTCCGCCGCTGGTGGCAGGCCTGA
- the gcvH gene encoding glycine cleavage system protein GcvH — MNLPAELKYTKEHEWVRVEGDVAYVGITDHAQKELGDIVYVDIDTLDKDVAQNDVFGTVEAVKTVSDLFSPLTGTVLEINPALDGSPELVNSDPYGDGWMIKMSVGNAAELDELLTAEAYGEIVGA, encoded by the coding sequence ATGAATCTCCCCGCTGAACTGAAGTACACGAAAGAGCACGAATGGGTACGCGTTGAAGGCGACGTAGCCTATGTAGGCATCACCGACCACGCGCAAAAAGAGTTGGGCGACATCGTGTATGTAGACATTGACACGCTGGACAAAGACGTAGCCCAAAACGACGTATTCGGGACGGTAGAGGCCGTGAAGACGGTTTCAGACCTGTTTAGCCCGCTCACCGGCACTGTACTGGAAATCAACCCCGCTCTCGATGGCAGCCCCGAGCTGGTGAACTCTGACCCCTACGGCGACGGCTGGATGATCAAGATGTCGGTAGGCAACGCCGCCGAGCTAGATGAGCTGCTGACGGCTGAGGCTTACGGCGAAATCGTAGGCGCGTAA